From the Temnothorax longispinosus isolate EJ_2023e chromosome 6, Tlon_JGU_v1, whole genome shotgun sequence genome, one window contains:
- the LOC139814388 gene encoding uncharacterized protein, which produces MPGSYTGVVILLLLGTSVSVSGTADAAKSLRAAKARLRSSYASWRIVVCFTQPQTSFKADVQKVWEQARLESFHADMDVSYIETRTTPVTTNSLLYPLSMLNKFCTDIEGGKTVLSLIIGGGSAARFLVTAAAALNLPALWLPFTHRDFLRQGNLGRFENRIGSSPKEVGAAAAALMHRANWHAFTLLIDTTLLPVTNLLQTNPPTLTPRSIIHLPTNDRTLRLRLRRVAEESGSGGVVVMACDLSNARKILGAANKFEMLSGRFLWLWLDLKAELRPNEPNIISSHLLHSSRVAVAANENSPLFERTTNLASDDKPLPPLNPLPSLANDIHRLQEYRWRDEKIVTKREDKGFNFDDEEEVGRLASDKELNSKSFMPIGMLALRPSGIRIMDGDTILTRILRETSQALDETFLETKTRLSRMRDLQLREHFVPECFPERNAKFMTSDARENVSATLTSKLRKSMGQISKDKAEFQLLNLQAVRFPGNKTQLRWTKVGTIKGGREVRLDTIIWPGGGIMPAYLEQGGEQIGMPIYSIVTALASPFTMITHLQEGFCLRGLTCRQGNTVVCCYGLSIDLLTVVARELGFRFNLYLVEDGLFGKRNNRNGTWNGVMGELVSGRAQMSFAALSVSTHRAEVVDFTTPYYFSGVSLVTAPQLRSEIPLLAFLFPFSTELWIAVFTSLNFTAIAVALYEWFSPFGLNPWGRQRSKNFSIASALWVMWGLLCGHLVAFKAPKSWPNKFLINIWGGFSVIFVASYTANIAALIAGLFFHSSVSNYHDKSLLAQRVGAPRASAAEYYVQRANPQLWSHMARYSLSDVAEGVEKLRNGSLDILIADTPILDYYRATDDGCRLQKIGDTINEDTYAIALTRGHPLKESISKIIANFTSNGLLDILQEKWYGELPCLSDRPGIGAIDAEPGGQPRPLGVASVAGVFCLLGMGVVLGTIILIGEHLFYKYTLPRLRHRPEDSIWRSRNVMFFSQKLYRFINCVELVSPHHAARELVHTVRQGQIASLFQKSVKRKEHEQRRRRKSKAQFFEMIQEIRRVQQEEKIETVPEEPDATKTVKKDEKLGKGRERSRSKSPLMPRSPKRSEKSRSSTNLSASRLGLSPVSLDAPMKPREFTLSSTNLRARSPLETVGRRLSHGDGGSPPPHLGSFGGSANLRPLAPTRSDSTGGGTPTVRRDSAAGGGGVPTPRYSRSPAKRGQSFPVFATLRPPHSAGYQVSRSPLLSPNSELTSAIGRKLSREWGSGTIDLTRSSEAIGSGSGGGGGGGGGGGSRGSTYTLNQEMTLSLSRSPGEEKAQEEALLPIKKPIRRARSHENRDNSKLMVDLPSPRLTQPVVGGQCVSERTKKQLDSELKAILTARAHHRDLHPP; this is translated from the exons ATGCCTGGCTCTTATACTGGAGTTGTAATCCTCCTCTTGTTAGGGACTTCTGTGTCAGTGTCCGGTACCGCGGACGCTGCCAAGTCTCTGAGAGCGGCGAAGGCCAGGCTCAGATCGTCTTACGCATCGTGGCGGATAGTGGTATGTTTCACTCAGCCTCAGACCTCTTTCAAGGCAGACGTACAGAAAGTATGGGAGCAAGCGAGACTGGAATCTTTTCACGCGGACATGGATGTGTCATATATAGAAACAAGGACGACACCCGTGACGACGAATTCCTTGTTATACCCCTTGTCaatgttaaacaaattttgtaCAGACATCGAAGGCGGAAAGACAGTATTAAGCCTTATTATAGGGGGAGGATCGGCAGCCAGATTTCTTGTTACGGCTGCTGCCGCCTTGAATCTTCCAGCTCTGTGGTTACCGTTTACACACAGAGACTTTCTTCGCCAG GGAAATCTCGGCCGGTTTGAGAACCGCATAGGTTCGAGCCCCAAAGAGGTCGGAGCAGCAGCCGCCGCCTTAATGCATCGGGCTAACTGGCATGCGTTCACCCTCCTCATCGATACTACTCTCCTGCCCGTCACTAATCTTCTACAAACGAATCCACCGACATTGACACCTCGCTCGATCATACACCTTCCGACGAATGACAGAACTCTGAGATTGAGGCTGAGGCGGGTAGCCGAAGAGAGCGGCAGCGGTGGAGTCGTGGTGATGGCCTGCGATTTGAGCAACGCCCGGAAGATCCTCGGTGCGGCCAACAAGTTTGAGATGCTCTCGGGCAGATTCTTGTGGCTCTGGCTGGATCTTAAGGCGGAGCTGCGACCAAACGAGCCCAACATCATCAGTTCGCACCTTCTTCACAGTTCGCGTGTCGCCGTTGCGGCCAACGAGAACTCACCGTTGTTTGAGCGAACGACGAATCTCGCTTCGGACGACAAACCATTGCCGCCGCTGAATCCGCTGCCGAGCCTAGCCAACGACATACATCGGTTGCAAGAATATAGGTGGCGAGATGAGAAGATCGTGACCAAGCGGGAGGACAAGGGCTTCAATTTTGACGACGAAGAGGAGGTCGGGAGACTCGCGAGTGACAAGGAGCTCAATTCCAAGAGTTTTATGCCGATCGGGATGCTTGCGCTCAGGCCGTCCGGTATCAGGATCATGGATGGCGACACCATACTGACCAGAATACTGAGAGAGACCTCGCAAGCATTGGACGAGACCTTCCTGGAAACAAAGACGAGATTGAGTCGTATGCGCGATCTGCAGCTCAGAGAGCACTTCGTACCGGAATGCTTCCCGGAACGTAATGCTAAGTTTATGACGAGCGACGCGAGGGAGAACGTATCCGCGACCTTGACGAGTAAACTGAGGAAATCCATGGGACAAATTTCTAAGGACAAGGCAGAGTTTCAGTTGCTGAATTTGCAAGCCGTCAGGTTTCCCGGGAATAAGACTCAATTGAG GTGGACCAAGGTCGGCACTATCAAGGGAGGCAGGGAAGTCCGTTTGGATACCATAATCTGGCCGGGCGGCGGCATCATGCCGGCGTATCTCGAGCAGGGCGGCGAGCAGATCGGGATGCCAATTTATAGCATCGTGACCGCGCTGGCGTCGCCGTTCACCATGATCACACATCTGCAAGAGGGTTTCTGTCTGCGCGGTCTCACTTGTCGACAGGGTAATACCGTGGTGTGCTGCTACGGCCTGAGTATAGACCTGCTAACTGTGGTCGCGCGCGAGCTCGGTTTTCGTTTTAATCTGTACCTGGTGGAGGACGGGCTATTTGGGAAACGGAACAACCGGAACGGCACGTGGAACGGCGTGATGGGCGAGCTGGTGTCCGGTCGAGCGCAGATGTCGTTCGCGGCCTTGAGCGTGTCCACCCATCGTGCTGAAGTGGTGGACTTCACCACGCCGTACTACTTCAGCGGCGTGAGCTTAGTCACGGCGCCGCAGCTACGTTCCGAGATACCGCTGCTCGCGTTTCTGTTCCCGTTCAGCACAGAGCTGTGGATTGCCGTGTTCACGTCGCTAAACTTCACCGCGATCGCCGTCGCGCTCTACGAATGGTTCAGCCCGTTCGGCCTGAATCCCTGGGGCAGGCAGCGCAGCAAGAACTTCTCCATCGCCTCCGCGCTGTGGGTGATGTGGGGCCTTCTGTGCGGCCACCTCGTGGCCTTCAAGGCGCCAAAGTCTTGGCCTAACAAGTTCCTTATCAACATTTGGGGCGGCTTCTCCGTCATCTTCGTGGCCTCGTACACGGCAAACATAGCCGCCCTTATCGCCGGTCTCTTTTTTCATTCTTCAGTGAGCAATTACCATGATAAAAGC CTGTTGGCACAAAGAGTTGGTGCACCGAGAGCTTCCGCGGCCGAGTATTACGTGCAAAGAGCGAATCCGCAATTATGGTCCCACATGGCTCGATATTCCTTGTCGGACGTCGCCGAGGGCGTGGAAAAATTGAGAAACGGCAGCCTAGACATTCTGATTGCGGACACACCGATTCTGGATTATTATCGGGCGACCGACGACGGTTGCCGCTTGCAGAAGATCGGTGATACCATCAACGAGGACACTTACGCAATCGCGCTTACGAGAGGACACCCCCTGAAGGAGAGCATATCGAAAATTATAGCAAATTTCACAAGTAACGGTCTACTCGACATTCTGCAGGAAAAATG GTATGGCGAATTACCTTGTCTGAGCGATCGACCAGGGATAGGCGCAATAGATGCCGAGCCAGGTGGTCAACCCAGGCCGCTAGGAGTCGCGTCCGTGGCCGGGGTTTTTTGCCTGCTCGGGATGGGTGTGGTGCTCGGTACCATAATACTCATAGGAGAACATCTCTTCTACAAGTACACGCTGCCGCGATTGCGGCACAGACCGGAGGATTCCATCTGGCGCAGCCGTAACGTCATGTTCTTCTCGCAGAAGTTGTACAGGTTTATCAACTGCGTGGAGCTGGTCTCGCCGCATCATGCCGCCCGCGAATTGGTGCACACGGTGCGACAGGGCCAGATCGCGTCGCTCTTTCAGAAGAGTGTCAAACGA AAGGAACATGAACAACGTCGCAGACGTAAGAGCAAAGCACAGTTCTTCGAGATGATTCAAGAAATCCGAAG AGTACAACAAGAAGAGAAGATCGAGACAGTACCCGAGGAGCCTGATGCCACCAAGACGGTGAAAAAGGACGAGAAGCTCGGAAAAGGTAGAGAGAGGAGTCGCAGCAAGAGCCCGCTGATGCCTCGAAGCCCTAAGCGATCGGAGAAAAGCAGGAGTTCAACGAATCTGTCGGCGTCTCGCCTCGGATTGTCGCCGGTGAGTCTCGACGCGCCGATGAAGCCGCGCGAGTTCACGCTCAGCAGCACCAATTTGCGCGCGAGGAGCCCGCTGGAGACGGTAGGCCGTAGATTGAGCCATGGGGACGGCGGTTCGCCGCCGCCGCATCTCGGCTCCTTCGGCGGCAGTGCCAATCTGCGGCCGTTAGCACCTACCAGGAGCGACTCGACCGGCGGTGGCACGCCGACCGTTCGTCGTGATTCCGCCGCCGGGGGTGGTGGCGTGCCGACGCCGAGATACTCTCGCAGCCCGGCCAAGCGAGGCCAGTCCTTCCCGGTGTTCGCCACTCTGAGACCGCCGCACTCGGCCGGCTACCAGGTGTCCAGAAGCCCACTGTTGTCGCCGAACAGCGAGCTCACGTCCGCCATCGGGAGGAAACTGTCGCGCGAGTGGGGCTCCGGGACTATCGACCTCACCAGGTCGTCAGAGGCTATAGGCAGCGGTAGTGGCGGCGggggtggtggtggtggtggtggtggtagtCGTGGTTCAACGTATACCTTGAATCAGGAAATGACGCTTTCTTTGAGCCGTTCCCCGGGCGAGGAGAAGGCCCAAGAGGAAGCGTTACTGCCAATCAAGAAGCCCATACGGCGCGCCAGGAGTCACGAGAATCGCGACAACAGTAAGCTGATGGTGGACCTGCCGTCGCCGAGATTGACCCAGCCTGTGGTGGGCGGCCAGTGTGTCAGCGAGCGAACCAAGAAGCAGCTGGACTCCGAGCTGAAGGCCATCTTAACTGCCAGGGCCCACCATCGCGACCTGCATCCCCCTTGA